A region of Vitis riparia cultivar Riparia Gloire de Montpellier isolate 1030 chromosome 1, EGFV_Vit.rip_1.0, whole genome shotgun sequence DNA encodes the following proteins:
- the LOC117923570 gene encoding cysteine-rich and transmembrane domain-containing protein WIH2-like, producing MSYQHIHHSPQGFGGPFPSAVPPPGFPYDAPPPPPPPPSRPGPGYQDYFTEGYNQPPQPTYEHTHHYRYGDDFRGRCWSFCRGCCAALCCCCMLEECCL from the exons ATGAGTTACCAGCATATTCATCATTCTCCTCAAG GGTTTGGAGGACCTTTTCCATCAGCAGTGCCACCACCGGGGTTTCCTTATGACGCACCGCCACCTCCACCGCCACCGCCATCCCGACCTGGGCCTGGGTACCAGGATTACTTCACTGAAGGCTACAACCAGCCTCCACAGCCCACCTATGAACACACCCACCACTACCGCTATGGGGATGATTTCCGGGGGCGGTGTTGGTCATTCTGCAGAGGATG TTGTGCTGCACTTTGCTGCTGCTGTATGTTGGAAGAGTGCTGCCTTTAA
- the LOC117919629 gene encoding GEM-like protein 5: MTSTLEGQSPPSPKAKESDSQQPYSLPKSSGEDTKKWGTHVMGPPAVPTVHPDNQKAAMWKGDHQQIYHQPYLQFAPVEKPRNNPFEPVIHTFNSWSRKAEIIARNIWHNLKMGHSVSEAACGKVNLRAKAMTRGGFESLYKQTFATDPNERLKKTFACYLSTSTGHVAGTLYLSTARLAFCSDRPLSFTAPSGQGAWSYYKVVIPLGNIGTVNPVTMRENPSEKYIQILTIDGHDFWFTGFVNFEKATQHLLSIVSELRAHA, encoded by the exons ATGACTAGCACATTAGAAGGTCAATCTCCACCATCCCCCAAGGCCAAAGAATCAGATTCTCAGCAACCATATTCTTTGCCTAAATCTTCAGGCGAGGACACTAAGAAATGGGGAACACACGTGATGGGGCCACCAGCAGTGCCCACTGTACACCCAGACAACCAGAAGGCAGCCATGTGGAAGGGTGATCACCAGCAGATCTACCACCAGCCATACCTTCAGTTCGCCCCTGTTGAGAAGCCCAGAAACAACCCTTTTGAGCCTGTCATTCATACCTTCAATTCATGGAGCAGAAAGGCTGAGATCATTGCCAGAAACATCTGGCACAACT TGAAAATGGGGCACTCAGTGTCAGAAGCTGCATGCGGAAAGGTGAATTTGAGGGCAAAGGCCATGACAAGGGGTGGATTTGAGTCTCTCTACAAGCAGACTTTCGCAACAGATCCCAACGAGAGGTTGAAGAAGACCTTCGCCTGTTACCTCTCCACCTCCACCGGCCACGTTGCCGGCACCCTCTATCTCTCAACCGCCCGTCTGGCTTTCTGCAGTGACCGTCCCTTGTCCTTCACTGCCCCATCTGGGCAGGGGGCTTGGAGCTACTACAAG GTTGTGATACCTTTGGGGAACATAGGCACCGTCAACCCGGTGACTATGCGAGAAAATCCATCGGAAAAGTACATCCAGATTCTCACCATTGATGGCCATGACTTCTGGTTCACGGGGTTCGTCAATTTTGAGAAGGCGACCCAACATCTCTTGAGCATTGTCTCAGAGCTCAGAGCCCATGCATGA